From the genome of Ornithobacterium rhinotracheale, one region includes:
- the nusB gene encoding transcription antitermination factor NusB has protein sequence MLGRRQLRAKAMQTLYAYYRGNDDARSIEINMVKGIREIELLYMALLELTLAIKNQAEQKIEIGLSKNFPTPEEANPNRRFVQNPIFKVLEVNPQLIEFREDHKEFNWDVEDVYPKRIFRSFIESEEYNNYMTLDEVNFKEHSKIVCVLFEKFIAPSAEIASFLEDKKLNWANDLAVANTMVLNTLRSFTAKSDENTHLLKLLLDESHLDFTRELVRQSLRYQGELTQIIKETASNWELDRMALLDRIMLQMALAEFLHFPSIPTKVTINEYVEIAKNYSTLNSATFINGILDKASKDLNGAGRIRKSARGLM, from the coding sequence ATGTTAGGAAGAAGACAATTACGCGCCAAGGCAATGCAAACCTTATATGCTTATTATCGAGGAAACGATGATGCAAGGAGTATAGAAATTAATATGGTGAAAGGGATAAGAGAAATAGAACTTCTATACATGGCTTTGCTAGAGCTTACGCTAGCTATAAAAAATCAAGCCGAACAAAAAATTGAAATAGGTCTTAGTAAAAACTTTCCTACGCCAGAGGAAGCAAATCCAAACCGAAGATTTGTTCAAAATCCGATTTTTAAGGTATTGGAAGTTAATCCACAATTGATTGAGTTTCGCGAAGATCACAAAGAATTCAACTGGGATGTAGAGGATGTGTATCCTAAAAGAATTTTTCGCTCCTTTATAGAATCAGAAGAGTATAACAATTACATGACACTCGATGAGGTGAATTTTAAAGAGCATAGCAAAATTGTTTGTGTTTTGTTTGAAAAGTTTATAGCTCCGAGTGCAGAAATAGCTTCTTTTTTAGAAGATAAAAAATTAAATTGGGCCAATGATTTAGCAGTGGCTAATACAATGGTGCTTAACACATTGAGATCATTTACAGCTAAGAGTGATGAAAACACACATTTGTTGAAGTTGTTGCTTGATGAGTCCCATTTAGATTTTACAAGAGAATTGGTAAGGCAAAGTCTTCGTTACCAGGGAGAGCTTACGCAAATTATAAAAGAAACGGCGAGCAATTGGGAATTAGATCGCATGGCATTGCTAGATCGTATTATGCTCCAAATGGCTTTGGCGGAATTTTTGCATTTCCCAAGTATCCCTACCAAGGTTACGATTAATGAATATGTGGAAATTGCTAAAAATTATTCAACCTTGAATAGTGCCACATTTATCAACGGTATTTTGGATAAAGCCTCAAAGGATTTAAACGGAGCAGGCAGAATTAGAAAAAGTGCAAGAGGATTAATGTAA
- a CDS encoding DUF1573 domain-containing protein, with the protein MKRVKIVALALFASLAVVSCKKETKQEQELETQPVENTAVEQEEEPTVDPATAPTLVLAQEIYDFGDVKAGETAEQVITFKNEGRGPLIIKKAQASCGCTVPEYDQEPVPVGGEGKLTVKYKAPEVNGKVIKEVTLTTNTVKGRETFKITANVVGGKEREAAPVAPAPNL; encoded by the coding sequence ATGAAGAGAGTAAAAATAGTAGCTTTAGCATTGTTCGCTAGCTTAGCCGTAGTTTCTTGTAAAAAAGAAACCAAGCAAGAACAAGAGCTAGAAACTCAACCGGTAGAGAATACAGCCGTAGAGCAAGAGGAAGAACCTACGGTAGACCCTGCAACAGCTCCTACTTTGGTTTTGGCACAAGAGATTTACGATTTTGGAGATGTGAAAGCAGGCGAAACAGCTGAGCAGGTAATTACATTTAAAAACGAAGGAAGAGGCCCTCTAATCATCAAAAAAGCACAAGCTTCTTGTGGCTGTACAGTTCCAGAATATGATCAAGAGCCAGTGCCAGTAGGAGGTGAAGGCAAGCTTACTGTGAAGTATAAAGCTCCTGAAGTAAACGGAAAGGTAATAAAAGAAGTAACACTCACTACCAATACTGTAAAAGGTAGAGAAACATTTAAAATTACAGCTAATGTTGTTGGAGGGAAAGAAAGAGAAGCAGCTCCAGTAGCACCAGCTCCAAATTTATAA
- the yajC gene encoding preprotein translocase subunit YajC, whose amino-acid sequence MGGDGMMSLVFFGLMFVIMYFFMIRPQVQKQKRERKFQESLDRGARIVTTSGIHGKVVEINGDIVTVETGAGKIRFEKTAISQELTAARYGNAAKEEEKK is encoded by the coding sequence ATGGGAGGAGACGGAATGATGTCTTTGGTATTTTTCGGATTAATGTTTGTAATCATGTATTTTTTCATGATTCGTCCGCAGGTACAAAAACAAAAAAGAGAAAGAAAGTTCCAAGAATCACTAGATAGAGGAGCTAGAATTGTTACAACCTCAGGAATCCATGGGAAAGTGGTAGAAATCAATGGAGATATTGTAACAGTAGAAACAGGTGCTGGAAAGATCAGATTTGAGAAAACAGCAATCTCTCAAGAATTGACAGCAGCTCGCTATGGAAACGCTGCGAAAGAAGAAGAGAAAAAATAA
- the rpsT gene encoding 30S ribosomal protein S20, with the protein MANHKSALKRIRQTQTRRLRNKYYHTTMRNAVRALRAETDKEKAVERLPQVFSMIDRVAKRNIIHKNKAGNLKSKLAKHINSL; encoded by the coding sequence ATGGCAAATCATAAGTCTGCATTAAAAAGAATTAGACAAACGCAAACTAGAAGATTGCGTAACAAATATTATCACACTACTATGAGAAACGCAGTGAGAGCTTTAAGAGCTGAAACTGATAAAGAAAAAGCTGTGGAAAGATTACCTCAAGTATTTTCTATGATTGATAGAGTGGCAAAAAGAAACATTATCCACAAAAACAAAGCAGGGAACTTAAAAAGTAAACTAGCTAAACATATCAATTCTTTATAA
- a CDS encoding C40 family peptidase — translation MPKASNYIALLLVIVTLSSCGTSNNYLSSQYKGSFNNTNNSLSVQSRAKNLYAVKVSLKKPKINYDEKIIPIVDTNRAKVLEKLENNSFTSYFDLTVNKLIHEAETYLGTPYRFGGTTRSGIDCSAFMQRIYEAEGIELPRISSSQANIGVRVTRDELQKGDLIFFSTTSRSRVTHVGMVYDVQDGKVRFIHASSSKGVTISDLDESYWNSRYRTARRVEEFATPQLVKNSELKNKDI, via the coding sequence ATGCCGAAAGCAAGTAATTACATAGCCTTATTGTTAGTAATTGTAACTCTCAGTTCTTGTGGAACTTCTAATAATTATTTATCTTCTCAATATAAAGGATCATTTAATAATACTAATAATAGTTTATCCGTTCAGTCTCGTGCTAAAAACTTATATGCGGTAAAAGTTTCTCTCAAGAAACCTAAAATTAATTACGATGAAAAAATTATTCCTATAGTAGACACGAATCGTGCCAAAGTTTTAGAGAAGCTAGAGAATAATTCATTTACTTCTTATTTCGATCTCACCGTTAATAAATTAATCCACGAAGCAGAGACTTATTTAGGCACTCCTTATAGATTTGGTGGTACTACAAGAAGCGGTATCGATTGCTCGGCTTTTATGCAAAGAATTTATGAAGCGGAAGGGATTGAGCTTCCTAGGATTTCAAGTAGCCAAGCAAACATAGGAGTGCGAGTAACCAGAGATGAGTTGCAAAAAGGAGATTTGATTTTCTTCTCAACTACTTCTCGCTCAAGAGTTACGCATGTGGGAATGGTCTATGATGTGCAAGATGGGAAGGTGAGATTTATTCACGCGTCAAGTTCAAAAGGAGTTACGATTTCTGATTTAGATGAAAGTTATTGGAACAGCCGATACAGAACTGCTAGAAGAGTTGAGGAGTTTGCGACACCTCAATTGGTGAAAAACTCAGAGTTAAAAAATAAAGATATTTAA
- a CDS encoding glycosyltransferase family 39 protein has product MKEGISQILQRKIYLIAFVYFIINALQSYFTPLIDDEAYYWVWSKDLDWGFFDHPPMIALWIKIGFFFIKNALGVRLISCLMGALGFVIFTSLVDVRTEKQLKLFSIIFFSFVLFQVFGFIATPDSPLLFFGIFYLYVLKKFTERSTWGNAFLLGFSMAALMYSKYHSAFLIIFTLIPFVPKFIKNIKAYAAIVFALLLYIPHLYWQYAHDFQTLEYHFFRRNANLNFYLTDPLEYLLNVLAVGSPFLMYFFLKGVGKVKKNTYEYSMILAFFAVVGFFIFASFRSSVQAQWTLIAYLPMCYLLYQYAVQNPSEQKWIQKLGLLTIFLLFLGRIYVVIPDPIFKTKYHGWKEAMIEAGKKTHGMAAFDAYQEVSLFNFYNYPNKQAAIYRTFEGRPSQYTITDNELNLNHKDITFFNYDKSKSSTPNDSLYINSSRPFSYFPVDIKDFISVKDLKIDILDSEIKDGKLYCKIKISGSVDSEVSPELGFQLRFVAVKKPLSSKVLYQENIAFKPFGKNPTNEIQTIEIPIPENFEPKAENVGYLGFSYKNLDIKNQSNYLYLAREE; this is encoded by the coding sequence ATGAAAGAAGGAATTTCACAGATATTGCAACGAAAGATTTATCTCATTGCATTTGTTTATTTTATAATTAATGCACTACAATCTTATTTTACTCCATTGATTGATGATGAGGCATACTATTGGGTTTGGTCTAAAGATTTAGATTGGGGCTTTTTTGATCACCCACCGATGATTGCCCTTTGGATTAAAATTGGATTTTTTTTCATTAAAAACGCATTAGGTGTGCGGTTGATCTCCTGTTTGATGGGAGCGTTGGGCTTTGTGATTTTTACTAGCCTCGTTGATGTGCGCACCGAAAAGCAACTCAAATTATTTAGTATTATATTCTTTTCGTTTGTTTTATTTCAGGTATTTGGTTTCATTGCGACTCCAGATTCTCCTCTGTTGTTCTTTGGAATATTCTACTTGTATGTGCTTAAGAAATTTACTGAACGCAGCACTTGGGGAAATGCCTTTCTACTAGGTTTTTCTATGGCGGCGTTGATGTATAGTAAGTATCATTCAGCGTTTTTAATCATATTTACATTGATTCCATTTGTGCCTAAATTCATTAAAAATATCAAAGCCTATGCTGCGATTGTTTTTGCTCTATTGTTATATATACCACATTTGTATTGGCAATACGCTCATGATTTTCAAACATTGGAGTACCATTTCTTTAGACGAAATGCAAATTTAAACTTTTACCTCACCGATCCATTAGAGTATTTGCTTAATGTTTTGGCGGTAGGCTCTCCATTTTTAATGTATTTCTTCCTAAAAGGCGTAGGGAAAGTAAAGAAAAACACTTATGAGTATTCCATGATTTTGGCATTTTTTGCCGTGGTAGGATTCTTTATTTTTGCAAGTTTTAGAAGCTCGGTGCAGGCACAGTGGACTTTGATTGCCTATTTGCCCATGTGTTATTTGCTGTATCAATATGCAGTGCAAAATCCGTCTGAACAAAAATGGATTCAAAAATTAGGATTATTGACGATTTTTCTGCTGTTTTTAGGGCGAATTTATGTTGTGATTCCAGATCCCATTTTCAAAACCAAATACCATGGCTGGAAGGAGGCTATGATAGAGGCAGGGAAGAAAACGCACGGCATGGCAGCTTTTGATGCCTATCAAGAAGTTTCGTTGTTTAATTTTTATAATTACCCTAATAAGCAAGCAGCGATTTACCGAACCTTTGAAGGTCGTCCATCGCAATACACGATAACTGATAATGAACTGAATTTAAATCACAAAGACATTACTTTCTTTAATTACGATAAAAGTAAAAGTTCTACGCCAAACGATTCTTTGTATATAAATAGTAGCCGTCCGTTTTCGTATTTTCCAGTAGATATTAAAGATTTTATTTCGGTAAAAGATTTAAAAATTGATATTTTAGACTCAGAGATTAAAGACGGAAAATTATATTGTAAAATTAAAATCAGTGGGTCGGTAGATAGCGAAGTGAGCCCAGAATTAGGCTTTCAATTGAGATTTGTTGCGGTGAAAAAGCCATTGTCTTCCAAAGTTCTGTATCAAGAAAATATAGCATTTAAACCATTTGGAAAAAATCCTACAAACGAAATTCAAACAATAGAAATTCCTATACCTGAAAATTTTGAGCCCAAAGCTGAAAATGTGGGGTATTTAGGATTTAGTTATAAAAATTTAGACATAAAAAATCAATCAAATTACCTATATTTAGCCCGAGAAGAATGA
- a CDS encoding ABC transporter ATP-binding protein: MIKARNIYKYHGDLQVLKGVDLEVATAEVVSIVGASGAGKTTLLQILGSLDKASETEKNQTSILLDGVEISGMNDKAISKFRNENIGFIFQFHQLLPEFSALENVCMPAMIAGKSLKEATPRALELLSFFGLKDRATHKPQQLSGGEQQRVAVARALMNQPKVIFADEPSGNLDSKNAEELHQLFFDLRDEFGQTFVIVTHNKDLAEMADRKIVMKDGNLVC, encoded by the coding sequence ATGATTAAAGCAAGAAACATATATAAATATCACGGCGATTTGCAAGTCTTGAAAGGAGTAGACTTGGAGGTTGCTACTGCCGAGGTCGTTTCTATTGTGGGCGCGTCGGGAGCAGGGAAAACTACCCTTTTGCAGATTTTAGGAAGCTTGGACAAAGCATCTGAAACCGAGAAAAACCAAACAAGCATTTTGCTTGATGGGGTAGAAATTTCGGGAATGAATGACAAGGCTATTTCCAAATTCAGAAATGAAAACATTGGATTTATTTTTCAGTTTCATCAATTATTGCCCGAATTTTCTGCATTAGAAAATGTGTGCATGCCTGCGATGATTGCAGGAAAATCACTTAAAGAAGCTACGCCCAGAGCACTTGAGCTTTTATCTTTTTTTGGGCTAAAGGATCGCGCTACGCATAAGCCTCAGCAGCTCTCTGGCGGGGAGCAACAGCGTGTGGCGGTGGCGCGAGCATTGATGAACCAGCCCAAAGTGATTTTTGCCGATGAACCTTCGGGGAATTTGGATTCTAAAAATGCGGAGGAATTGCATCAATTATTCTTTGATTTAAGAGATGAATTTGGGCAAACCTTCGTGATTGTAACACACAACAAAGATTTAGCTGAAATGGCGGATCGTAAAATAGTGATGAAAGATGGCAACTTAGTATGTTAA
- a CDS encoding cation diffusion facilitator family transporter, producing the protein MEHHHHHHHHHEFDPKQVNRAFIIGIVLNLAYLLLEFGFGFYVSSTSLISDAIHNLADVSTLFLSLIGFKLLAKKSVKNYTYGYRKSSILIALFNAILLLISMGAVILEAIQRLRNPEPLPGKTIAIIAGIGIIINAFTGWLFMKDQHRDINIKSAYLHLMSDALVSAAVLVGGLLMLSFGWYWVDPVLSIMIAIIVIYSTWHLLRDSLRMSLDGIPPNVSLEKVEDALNGFVEVSRVEHIHIWAISSVENAMTAHIYLNQALSCECERDLKDDMRHAMLHQNIHHCTFEIEHKEKEG; encoded by the coding sequence ATGGAACATCATCACCATCACCACCATCATCATGAATTTGATCCCAAGCAGGTAAATCGTGCTTTTATCATTGGGATTGTGCTTAATTTAGCTTACTTATTACTGGAATTTGGATTCGGTTTTTATGTAAGCTCTACTTCGCTCATCTCCGATGCGATTCACAACCTTGCCGATGTGAGCACACTTTTTTTATCGCTTATCGGCTTTAAACTTTTAGCCAAAAAATCTGTCAAAAATTATACTTACGGCTATCGAAAATCTTCAATACTGATTGCCCTTTTCAATGCGATTTTGCTTTTAATCTCTATGGGAGCAGTGATTCTAGAGGCAATCCAAAGACTAAGAAATCCCGAGCCTCTTCCTGGTAAAACAATTGCGATTATCGCTGGTATTGGAATTATCATCAACGCCTTTACTGGGTGGCTTTTTATGAAAGACCAACACAGAGATATCAATATCAAAAGTGCTTATTTGCACCTAATGAGCGATGCACTAGTGAGTGCAGCGGTGCTCGTAGGCGGACTTTTGATGCTAAGTTTTGGCTGGTATTGGGTGGATCCTGTTTTAAGTATCATGATTGCCATTATTGTGATTTACAGCACTTGGCACCTACTACGCGATAGTTTACGCATGAGCCTAGACGGCATTCCGCCTAATGTGAGTCTTGAAAAAGTGGAAGACGCGCTTAATGGCTTCGTGGAAGTGAGCCGCGTAGAGCATATTCATATCTGGGCAATTAGCTCCGTAGAAAATGCAATGACGGCACACATCTACCTCAACCAAGCCCTAAGCTGCGAATGCGAAAGAGATTTAAAAGATGATATGCGCCACGCAATGCTCCACCAGAACATTCACCATTGCACTTTCGAGATTGAACATAAAGAAAAAGAGGGTTAA